Proteins from a single region of Rhipicephalus sanguineus isolate Rsan-2018 chromosome 5, BIME_Rsan_1.4, whole genome shotgun sequence:
- the LOC119395115 gene encoding ATP synthase lipid-binding protein, mitochondrial-like, whose amino-acid sequence MCRKAFLHLQAVRGFQTSAVQRDIDSAAKFIGAGAATVGVAGSGAGIGSVVRQPDHGYARNPSLKQQLSPMPSWVMPLEAMVSSVL is encoded by the exons ATGTGTCGTAAA GCATTCCTTCATTTGCAGGCTGTGCGGGGTTTCCAGACCAGTGCAGTCCAGCGGGACATTGACTCTGCTGCGAAGTTCATTGGAGCTGGAGCTGCCACAGTCGGTGTCGCCGGCTCTG GTGCTGGTATCGGCAGCGTGGTTCGGCAGCCTGATCACGGCTATGCCCGGAACCCATCCCTGAAGCAGCAGCTGTCTCCTATGCCATCTTGGGTTATGCCTCTCGAGGCCATGGTCTCTTCTGTCTTATGA